The genomic region CAGTAACTAATACTTTTATTCGTGAAATTAGTGGATTAAAAGGTGCATGGCAATTAGATGAAGGAACAGGAACAATTGCTAATGACACTTCGGGGAATGGTTATAATGGAACCTTAACAAATGGAGCTAGTTTTATAACTTCAGGAGGGAAATTTGGCAATGCCGTGCAGGTTGATGGAACAGATGATGTTGTAGATATTGCAAATTTTCCTTTCCCTTCATCTTTTTCTTTTGTGACTTGGGCTAAGCCATATGCGACTTCGAGTAGTCAACGAGCCCTAATGCGAATAGATACGAATGGTGCTCCTTCTATCTATCATGAACAAACTAATTATTGGAAAGTATATTCAACAGCAAATGGTTTCTTAAGTAGTGGAGTTAGTATTGTTGAAAATACATTATACCATTTAGCGTTTACTTTTGATGAAACGAGAAAAATATATGTTGATGGTGTTTTTAAAGCATCAGACACTACTACTTATGGGGCAGGAACAAATACATTAAAAATTGGTGGAGATGCTTATTCTCAAATGTTTTATGGAAATGTTAGTAATGCTTTAATGTTTAATTCGGTTTTATTAGATGCAGAAATCTCTGACCTCTACAATAACTATGGCTATTCTACCACCAATTACCCAGGAAAAGTTCTGGTGAAAAAATATGCCTCTCCAGAGCCAACTTATACAATAGGTTCTGTAGAATATACTTCAACATATTCAGAATAGAAAGGAGGAAAGAATGAAAAAGTTATTGATTTTAGCGGGATTGTTAGGATTGCTGAATTGTGGTTTTGCGCTAGCAGAAGATATTATTGATTTAGGAGTATCTGTTAATAAATTAGATAATAATTTAGGAATAGTGAAACTATATCAGATAAATA from bacterium harbors:
- a CDS encoding DUF2341 domain-containing protein, producing MKFWISSISSTSSTTNWSYYRDIVITNQSGTLTEYQVKIQIPYNSNMQTDFDDVRITDTSNVLLGQWRETYTSGTETRFVKVPTIPPSGSTTVRMHYGNSNASSVSSVTNTFIREISGLKGAWQLDEGTGTIANDTSGNGYNGTLTNGASFITSGGKFGNAVQVDGTDDVVDIANFPFPSSFSFVTWAKPYATSSSQRALMRIDTNGAPSIYHEQTNYWKVYSTANGFLSSGVSIVENTLYHLAFTFDETRKIYVDGVFKASDTTTYGAGTNTLKIGGDAYSQMFYGNVSNALMFNSVLLDAEISDLYNNYGYSTTNYPGKVLVKKYASPEPTYTIGSVEYTSTYSE